CGATGGCCGAGTCCAGGCCGGCCTCGACGCACTCGTGCAGGAAGACCGAGTTGATGACGACGCGGGCGGCCGGGCTGAGGCCGAAGGAGATGTTGGAGAGGCCCAGCGTGGTCTGGACGTCCGGGTGACGCCGCTTCAGCTCGCGGATCGCCTCGATGGTCTCGATGCCGTCCCGGCGGGACTCCTCCTGGCCGGTGCCCAGGGTGAACGCCAGGCAGTCGACCAGGATCGAGCCCTCGTCGATGCCGTACTCGGTGGTGAGCTGCGTGATGAGGCGCTCGGCGATGGCGACCTTCGTCTCGGCGGTGCGGGCCTGGCCCTGCTCGTCGATGGTCAGCGCGATGAGGCCGGCGCCGTGCTCCCGGGCCAGCGAGGCGATCTTGCCGAAGCGGGTGTCCGGGCCGTCGCCGTCCTCGTAGTTGACCGAGTTGAGCACCGCGCGGCCGCCCAGCGCCTCCAGGCCGGCCCGCAGCACCTCGGGCTCGGTGGAGTCCAGCACCAGCGGCAGCGTGGAGGCGGTCGCCAGCCGGGTAGCGATCTCGCGCATGTCGGCGACGCCGTCCCGGCCGACGTAGTCGACGCACAGGTCGAGCAGGTGCGAGCCGTCCCGGATCTGGTCGCGGGCGATCTCCACACAGGCCTGCCAGTCCTCGGCCAGCATCGCCTCGCGGAACTTCTTGGAGCCGTTGGCGTTGGTGCGCTCGCCGATCGCCAGGTAGGAGAGGTCCTGGCGGAAGGGCACCGACTGGTAGAGCGAGGCGGCGGCCGCCTCGGGCCGCGGGTCGCGGGCGGCCACCGGGCGGCCCTGGACGCGCTCGACCACGTGCCGCAGGTGTTCGGGGGTGGTGCCGCAGCAGCCGCCGACCAGCGACAGGCCGTACTCGCGGACGAAGGTCTCGTGCGCGTCCGCCAGCTCCTCGGGGCTCAGCGGGTAGTGCGCGCCGTCCTTGCCGAGGACGGGCAGGCCGGCGTTGGGCATGCAGGAGAGGCCGGCCTTGGCGTTCTTCGCCAGGTAGCGCAGGTGCTCGCTCATCTCGGCGGGGCCGGTGGCACAGTTCATGCCGATGTAGTCGATGCCCAGCGGCTCGAGGGCGGTCAGCGCCGCGCCGATCTCGGAGCCGAGCAGCATGGTGCCGGTGGTCTCCACGGTCACCTGGGCGAGCACCGGCAGGTCGAGGCCGGCCTCGGCGAGGGCCTGCTTGACGCCCAGCACGGAGGCCTTGGTCTGCAGCAGGTCCTGGCTGGTCTCGATCAGCAGGGCGTCCGCGCCGCCCGCGATCAGGCCGGCCGCATTGAGCCGGAAGCCCTCGCGGACCACCGCGAAGGTGGTGTGGCCCAGGGTCGGCAGCTTGGTGCCGGGGCCGATCGAGCCGAGCACCCAGCGGACGCGGCCGTCGCGGGCGGTGAACTCGTCGGCGCTCTCGCGGGCGATCCTCGCCCCGGCCTCGGACAGCTCGACGATCCGGTCGGCGATGTCGTACTCGCCGAGCGCGGCGTGGTTGGCGCCGAAGGTGTTGGTCTCCACGCAGTCCACGCCCACGGCGAAGTACGCCTCGTGCACCGAGCGCACGATGTCCGGGCGGGTGACGTTGAGGATCTCGTTGCAGCCCTCCAGCTGCTGGAAGTCCTCCAGGGTCGGGTCCTGCGCCTGCAGCATCGTGCCCATCGCGCCGTCCGCCACCACGACGCGGGTGGCGAGGGCTTCACGAAGGGCGTTCGCGCGCTCCTGGTGGGCGGCGGCTGCGGCGGACGGGGGGACGACGGTGGCCATGGGGCGACTCCCTGGGTGCGACGGCTGTCGGCTATGCGTCCCCTCCGTATTCGGGGATGCACGCCGTCAGGGTATCCGGACACCTGCCCGGCCACGGAACCCGTTCCGCATCCTGGGCGTCCTCACCACCTGAACGGACGGTTCGGGAGGAGAACGGGGTGCCACTGAGGATCGCCGCAGGGGCGGCGCGGGTACGGGCCCGGTGGCGCGGCCGACCCCGCCTGCGCAGGCTCGTCACCGCGCTGCTGGCCGTTCTCGGCCTGCTGCTCCTTCCGGTGGGCGGGGCCGCCGCCGCACTGCGCCTCCAGTACGTGGGCGAACCGCCCGCCGAGGCGCACACCCGGGGCCGCGACGCCCTCTGGCTCGGCCACGCCTGGGTCGACGGGCGGCGCACCGACGCCGACCTCACCCTGCTCGCCGCCCGACTCGCCGGCACCGGCATCCGCGACCTGTACGTGCACACCGGCCCGCTGGCGCACGACGGCTCGCTCGACGCCTCCCTCGCGCCGGGGGCCTCCTGGTTCCTGGACGGCGTGCACCGGCGGCTGCCCGGCCTGCGGGTGCAGGCCTGGCTCGGCGACGTGGTCGCCCCGGAGAAGGACGGGCTGCACCTGGACCGGCCCGAGGTGAGGACCAGGATCACCGTCGCCGCCGTGCAGACCCTGGCGCTCGGCTTCGAGGGCGTGCACTTCGACCTGGAGCCGGTGCGCTCCGGGTCGGAGGGCTTCCTCGCCCTGCTCGACCAGATCCGCCCGCTCACCGCGTCCTCCGGGGTGCCGCTCTCGGTCGCCGCCCCGCAGATCGACCCGCTGCCGGGGCTCCACCGGCTGGGGCTGGCCGTCGCCGACCACGGCAAGTGGTGGTCGAAGGAGTACTTCGCCGAGGTCGCCCGCCGGGTCGACCAGATCGCGGTGATGAGCTACGACACCGGCATGCCGCTGGAGTCGCTGTACGGCGGGTACGTCGCCCGGCAGACCGAGCTGGCCCTGGCGGCCACCCCGGACCGGGTCGACCTGCTGATGGGCCTGCCCGCGTACTGGGCGGACGACGTCGGCCACCGCGGTTCCGCCGAGACCGTCGAGGCGGCCGTCCGCGGCGCCCGGCTCGCCCTCGGCCGCAGCGGCCGGCAGTCCTTCGGCCTCGCGCTGTACGTCGACTTCACCGCGACCCCGGAGCACTGGAACGCCTACCGCCGGGGCTGGTGCCGCTGACGGCGGCCCGGGTTAGGCTGCGGCCATGACCGAACCGGCCCTGGGCGCAGCGGAACTGACGACAGATCACCTCGTCCTGCGCCGGCCGGTGCCCGCGGACGTGACGGCGATCCTGGCCGTCCACCGCGACCCGCGGACCTGCCGGCACAACCCCTCCGACGCGCTGCGCACCAGGGCCGAGGCCGAGTGGCTGTTTCGCCGCTGGGACGAGCGGTGGCGGCGCAACGGCTACGGCTACTGGGTCGTCCGGGGGCAGGGCGACGAGCAGCCGCTCGGCTTCTGCGGGGTGAAGCCGACGACGCTGAGCGGCATGCGCGGGCTCAACCTCTTCTACCGCTTCGACCCGGCGTGCTGGGGCCGGGGCGTGGCCGGCGAGGCCGCGACGGCGGTGGTCGCGTGGGCCGGCCGGGAGCTGCCC
This genomic window from Streptomyces sp. TLI_235 contains:
- a CDS encoding methionine synthase (B12-dependent), producing MATVVPPSAAAAAHQERANALREALATRVVVADGAMGTMLQAQDPTLEDFQQLEGCNEILNVTRPDIVRSVHEAYFAVGVDCVETNTFGANHAALGEYDIADRIVELSEAGARIARESADEFTARDGRVRWVLGSIGPGTKLPTLGHTTFAVVREGFRLNAAGLIAGGADALLIETSQDLLQTKASVLGVKQALAEAGLDLPVLAQVTVETTGTMLLGSEIGAALTALEPLGIDYIGMNCATGPAEMSEHLRYLAKNAKAGLSCMPNAGLPVLGKDGAHYPLSPEELADAHETFVREYGLSLVGGCCGTTPEHLRHVVERVQGRPVAARDPRPEAAAASLYQSVPFRQDLSYLAIGERTNANGSKKFREAMLAEDWQACVEIARDQIRDGSHLLDLCVDYVGRDGVADMREIATRLATASTLPLVLDSTEPEVLRAGLEALGGRAVLNSVNYEDGDGPDTRFGKIASLAREHGAGLIALTIDEQGQARTAETKVAIAERLITQLTTEYGIDEGSILVDCLAFTLGTGQEESRRDGIETIEAIRELKRRHPDVQTTLGLSNISFGLSPAARVVINSVFLHECVEAGLDSAIVHASKILPIARIPEEQREVALDLVYDRRREAVGDEPAYDPLQKLLQLFEGVSMASTAASKAEELAALPLDERLQRRIIDGERNGLEADLDEALAGRPALEIVNSTLLAGMKVVGELFGSGQMQLPFVLQSAEVMKTAVAHLEPHMEKSDDEGKGTIVLATVKGDVHDIGKNLVDIILSNNGYTVVNLGIKQPVSAILDAAQEHRADVIGMSGLLVKSTVIMKENLEELNQRGLAADFPVILGGAALTRAYVEQDLHEVYQGEVRYARDAFEGLRLMDALVAVKRGVPGAALPELRQRRHAKVQVEEPEEVNLGQVRSDVIVDNRVPAPPFWGDRIVKGIPFADYASWLDEDALFKGQWGLKASRTGDGPSYEELVETEGRPRLRMWLDRLQTEGWLEPAVIYGYFPANSKGDDLIVYNEDGSERTRFTFPRQRRGRRLCLADFFRPEDSGERDVVALQVVTMGNRVSEAANELFAANAYRDYLELHGLSVQLAEALAEFWHARVRYELGFGDEDPQDVRDMFALKYRGARFSLGYGACPELEDRAKIAELLKPERIGVVLSEEFQLHPEQSTDAIVIHHPEAKYFNAR
- a CDS encoding RimJ/RimL family protein N-acetyltransferase codes for the protein MTEPALGAAELTTDHLVLRRPVPADVTAILAVHRDPRTCRHNPSDALRTRAEAEWLFRRWDERWRRNGYGYWVVRGQGDEQPLGFCGVKPTTLSGMRGLNLFYRFDPACWGRGVAGEAATAVVAWAGRELPGLPLIARIRPDNAASQRVALKAGLTRAAHLDEIGEDGLDWIYARNLP